The uncultured Cohaesibacter sp. region CAGGGGCTGATCCCTTCGGCGGCGGAGGCCATCATGGTGGCCAGCATCGCGCCCAGCCTCAAAAAGGACAGGACGCCGAAGCCAAGCTGAGCGTAAGCCTTGAAGACCTTGTTTCCGGCGACAAACGGCGTGTGCATCTGCCAACCGGCAAGACGCTGGACATGGCCGTGCCCAAGGGCGTGAAAGATGGCCAGACCATCCGCATGAAAGGGCAGGGCTTTGAAAGCCGCACTGGTCCGGCAGGCGATGCGCTGGTCACGATCCAGATTCTGCCGCACAAGTTGTTCACGGTCGAAGAAACCAATATCCGTCTTGAATTGCCGCTGACCCTCTATGAAGCGGTGCTGGGTGCGAAGGTGCGCATCCCGACCCTTGAAGGCAAGGCAGAGGTAAAGATCCCTGCGGGCATGAGCTCGGGCAAAAGCCTGCGCCTCAAAGGCAAAGGGCTGCCCGACAGGGACGGCAATCGGGGTGACCTTCTGGTTACCGCTAAAATCATCCTGCCCGAAGGCTCCGATCCGGGCCTCAGGGCCCTGATGGAAGACTGGCAGGATACGCGGCCCTATCGTCCGCGTGGACCTGAATTCGGCTAAGGCAGTAAAGATCAGGAAGCGGCCTCACGGGCCGCTTTTTGCGTTTTTATGATTGGGAGGAACATGAGCAAGGATAGAAGGGTATTTAAATGGCCTAAGAATGAGAACGCAAAACTGTGGAGGTATATGAGTTTCACAAAGTTTGTGTCTTTGCTCGAGACCAAATCGCTTTGGTTCTCCAGAGCATCATGCTTCGAGGACACTCATGAAGGAAGCGCTGCTGTATCTACTGTTTTCTTGAGGAAAATTGCTGAGAAACCACCTAGGGAAATTGATAGACCTTCACACGAGCTTATTCAAAAGCACTTGGAAGCAAATCCTAAATTGCGAGAAATCGTTTACATTAACTGCTGGCATCTAAACGATAGAGAATCTGTTGCAATGTGGAAGCTATATGGTGGATGTGAGGAAGCAATCGCCATCACTACCAAGTTTAGCAAACTTCTCCAGTTGCTTCCTCATGACTGCAAACTCGGTGAAGTTGAATATATAGATTATGAACTCGGTACTCGCCAAGACCTCACAAGACCGTATGGTTTGTTTATGTCTAAAAGACTCTCATTTGCACATGAGCAAGAAGTTAGAGCTATGTTTCACATCGATCCGGACAATGCTCCGGGAGTAGCTTTTAGCGAGCAAGTCGATGGGACACAGAGATGCTTTATGACACCGGTAGGGTATCCTCAAGAAATCGACGTCGATAAATTGATAGACGAAGTTTTTGTAGCACCAACCGCACCAGATTGGTTCAAGGACCTGGTTAAAAGCATTTGTAATAAATATGATTTCAATAAAGAGGTTTTCAGGTCAGACTTAGACAGAGATCCTGTCTATTGAAAGTTGCGACAGTTTAGAGTGCTCGAAGTTGGTTCATTAGGTCCTATCTTGTCTCACCCACTTTTTTCAAGGCGACAAGGGTGAGGATCGGGCCGACAATTTCAAAGATCACCGTCGTGCCGATGGTGATAGCCAGAAGCTGATCGCCAATCTCTGGGAAATGATCCGAGGCTACCAGCGCCATGCCCAGCGCCACGCCCGCCTGCGGCATCAAGGCAAGGCCGAGCCAGAGTTTGTGTCTGGGCGCGGTACCTGCCCATTGGCAGCCGAGCCAGCCGCCAACAAGACGCCCCACAATGCGTAAAATAATATAGCCGAGCCCCACCATGCCGATATTTACGATGCCGGCGATTTGCAGCGAGGCCCCAGCCAGCACAAAGAAGAACACCATGAAGGGCCATTCGATATGCTCTATCTCATGGAAGGCCCGATTGTGATGCTTCGCAAAATTGACGATAATGAAGCCTGCAATCATGCCTGAAAGCAGGAATGAGACATCAAGCCAGATAGCAAGGCCCGCGCATAAAAAGACAAGCCCCAGAGCCTCCAGCTGCATGGGTTCGCCGGGTCTTATACGCCCTGAAAGGTAAGAGCCCGGAAGGCCGATCAGGAGGCCTATACCAACTGCGCCCCCCAATTCCCGCCCTGCATTCCAGAGAATGTCATCAAAACCACCGCCGGTCACCGCCTTGGCGATCACCAGCAACAGGCTGAAAATGATCAGCCCCCACGCATCATCAATGGCGACAATGCCAAGCAGGATGCGGGTGAAAGGCCCTTTGGCTCCGGTCTGCTTGATGACATCCTGCGAGGCTGCCGGATCTGTCGCCGTTCCAATGCCCGCCAGCAGGAGAGCGAGGAGGAAGGACGCGCCCAACGCCATGAGGCCGCCGCATATGGCCAGCGCTGTGAGCACAACAACAACGGCAGAAACGATGAGAATGGTTTTGCCCCGCTTGCGCAGTCCGGCAAGGGAAAGATGCCCTCCCAGCAAAAAGGCCACCATGGTGAGCGCTGTTGCGGCCAGAAACTCATACCATTCGGCAAACTGATCGGGCAAAAGATCCAGTCCCGATGGACCAATGATCACGCCGAACAGAATGAGCAGGGTGACCCGTGGCAGACGGGTGCGCCGCCCCAGCTCGTCGGTCATCAGCCCGACAAGCAGAATGCCGCCAAGAGAAAGAAACAGCAGATGCAGGTCCATGCGCGTGCCTCAGGCGTTCTGCGCGCCTTGAAACTGAGTGCGCACAAGAAGAAAGAGGGAAGGCTGAAGGAAATTCCTCGCCTCCCTTCATCATACACCCATTTGAGAAGTGCCGCGCACCGACCTTCGGATCATCCGCGCTCGGGTCAGTTGACCGGAGTTACCAAGGGCTTGCCGGCAAAATAGGCGGCAAGGTTGTCGAGCACAAGTTGCGACATGGCTCCGCGTGTTTCCACGGTGCCGCTGGCATTGTGGGGATGCAGTACAACATTGGGAATGGCGGCAAAGGCCGTGTCCGGAGTGGGCTCGTTGAGGAAAACATCTAGCCCGGCACTGCCAAGACGTCCGTCTTTCAGGCAGGCGATGAGTGCGGCTTCATCCACCACGCTACCACGGGCAATATTGATGAAGCTGCCTTCCGGTCCCAAAGCTTCCAGAACGGCCTCGCTGATCATGCCTTCGGTTGCGGCTCCTCCGGGCATGGCGGCGATCAGTACATCGGCCCACTCGGCCATGGCAACCACATCTGCCATATAACGATAGGCAACACCGGCCTGTTCATGACGGCCATGATAGGCAATCTCGACGCCCATCGGCTCAAGGCGGGCGGCAATGGCCTTGCCGATGCGACCAAGGCCGACAATACCGACCTTTTTGGCCTTGATGGCGCGTGTGAGCGGAAAGGCACCATCACGGCCCCATGCCCCTGTGCGTACATAGGCATCGCCCCTGACCAGATCGCGCCTGACGGCCAGAAACAGAGCCAACGCCATATCGGCGACATCATCGGTCAACACATCAGGGGTGTTGGTTGCCTTGACACCCTGTTCGTTGCAGGCTTCCACGTCGATGGCATCATACCCGACGCCAGAAGAAGACACGATTTTAAGATTGGGCAGGAAGGCCAACTGCGCACGGGTGATGCCGCGCCCACCATTGGTCACCACCGCAACAATCTTTTCGCCCACTTCGGCCAAAAAGGCATTCTTGTCTTCGGCCAGATCATATCGATGAAGGGTATAGGTCGCTTCGAGCTGTTTCTGTTGGTCTGGGCGAAGGGGAACAATTACAAGAACGTCCGGTTTCATGGGCGCAAGATCCTTGATCGGTTGGGCCGACACATCTTTATCATCTTCGCGAAAAGGGCGAGCTGCCATCAATAAGGCAAGGAGAGGGAGATAAAGGGTGACAAAAGACAGATAAAATCGATTGACTTTGGCCGCAAAGGCCATGTGCGGAGAGTTTAGCTAAAGTGCCCGTGGCCTGCAAATCTCCTTCCGTAGATTTTTCCCCTTGTTGACCACTTTGCTGGAAAGGGCCTTGAGAAAGTGCGCGGCGCCCTGCCGCATGCCTGCCGACATTTTGTGCGCTTCACACTCTTGGCTTGCGCCGCCTTTCGATGTAGCACCATAAGAGGTGCCTTTTGCCAAGCCCGCGCGCCCTGAGCCGTAAGAGCAGCCAGCTTTGCAAAAAGGCAGACAGATTGCCCCGATGGGCTGCAACAGAGGCAAGAGCAAGACAATGGATCATGAATTAAAGACCGTGGCAGGCAAGCGCATTCTCTATGTCATGGCGGTGGACGCTGAATATGGGGATCACCTAAAGGCGAAAATCGTGCCTCTGATGATCGGCGTAGGGCCGGTGGAAGCAGCGATCAACGTTTCTTCTTTCCTGTCCCGTCTGGTCGCCACCGATCAGAAGCCCGATCTTGTGGTGTCTCTTGGTTCGGCAGGGTCCGCTTCGCTGGAGCAGACCGAGGTCTATCAGGCAACTGCCATCAGCTATCGCGATATGGACACGTCGCCCCTCGGCTTTGAAAAGGGCAAGACCCCGTTTGTCGATCTGCCGGTCAAGGTGCCGATGCCCTTCACCATTCCCGACGTCAAGGAAGCGACGCTTTCAACGGGCGGCAACATCGTCTCCGGCGCTGCCTATGATGGGATTGATGCGGACATGGTGGATATGGAGAGCTTTGCGGTGCTCCGCGCTTGCATGCTCCATGATGTGCCCATGATCGGCCTGCGCGGCATTTCCGATGGCAAGAAAGAGCTGACCCACGTCAATGACTGGACCGAATATTTACATGTTGTCGATGAGAAGCTCGCCCATGTCGTGGGCCAACTGGAACGGGCAATCAACTATGGCCTGATCCGTCTGTGATCTGCTTTGAGCATGACCAATGTAAAGGCGCGCAATGCGGAGGGCACTGCGCGCCTTTATCTATCACATGAGATGATGCGCGCCGCATCAATCCAGATTGAGAGCGGTCGCCGGGCGTTTGCCTGAAAGCGCCGTCAGAACATTCTCAACCGAGGCAACTGCAATGCGCCGCATGGCCTCTTCGGTGGCCCCGCCCAGATGTGGCGCAAGGATGACACGATCTGATCGGCCAAGGGCGCCCAACGGCGCGTCTTCTTCATAGACATCCAGACCGGCAGAAAAGAGCTGGCCCTTGTCAAGCGCATCAAGCAGCGCTTCTTCATCCACCAGACCGGCACGGGCCGTATTGACCA contains the following coding sequences:
- a CDS encoding DnaJ C-terminal domain-containing protein is translated as MRDPYSVLGVSKSADEREIKSAFRKLAKKYHPDQNKSDPKAQEKFSEVNQAYEIIGDKEKRGKYDRGEIDAEGKEKFHGFAGGGNPFGGGGNPFGAGGRGGNPFGGGSATEDIFSEIFGNMAGGGGRRAGGNPFGAGADPFGGGGHHGGQHRAQPQKGQDAEAKLSVSLEDLVSGDKRRVHLPTGKTLDMAVPKGVKDGQTIRMKGQGFESRTGPAGDALVTIQILPHKLFTVEETNIRLELPLTLYEAVLGAKVRIPTLEGKAEVKIPAGMSSGKSLRLKGKGLPDRDGNRGDLLVTAKIILPEGSDPGLRALMEDWQDTRPYRPRGPEFG
- a CDS encoding 2-hydroxyacid dehydrogenase — translated: MKPDVLVIVPLRPDQQKQLEATYTLHRYDLAEDKNAFLAEVGEKIVAVVTNGGRGITRAQLAFLPNLKIVSSSGVGYDAIDVEACNEQGVKATNTPDVLTDDVADMALALFLAVRRDLVRGDAYVRTGAWGRDGAFPLTRAIKAKKVGIVGLGRIGKAIAARLEPMGVEIAYHGRHEQAGVAYRYMADVVAMAEWADVLIAAMPGGAATEGMISEAVLEALGPEGSFINIARGSVVDEAALIACLKDGRLGSAGLDVFLNEPTPDTAFAAIPNVVLHPHNASGTVETRGAMSQLVLDNLAAYFAGKPLVTPVN
- a CDS encoding 5'-methylthioadenosine/S-adenosylhomocysteine nucleosidase (Enables the cleavage of the glycosidic bond in both 5'-methylthioadenosine and S-adenosylhomocysteine), giving the protein MDHELKTVAGKRILYVMAVDAEYGDHLKAKIVPLMIGVGPVEAAINVSSFLSRLVATDQKPDLVVSLGSAGSASLEQTEVYQATAISYRDMDTSPLGFEKGKTPFVDLPVKVPMPFTIPDVKEATLSTGGNIVSGAAYDGIDADMVDMESFAVLRACMLHDVPMIGLRGISDGKKELTHVNDWTEYLHVVDEKLAHVVGQLERAINYGLIRL
- a CDS encoding DUF2971 domain-containing protein, which gives rise to MSKDRRVFKWPKNENAKLWRYMSFTKFVSLLETKSLWFSRASCFEDTHEGSAAVSTVFLRKIAEKPPREIDRPSHELIQKHLEANPKLREIVYINCWHLNDRESVAMWKLYGGCEEAIAITTKFSKLLQLLPHDCKLGEVEYIDYELGTRQDLTRPYGLFMSKRLSFAHEQEVRAMFHIDPDNAPGVAFSEQVDGTQRCFMTPVGYPQEIDVDKLIDEVFVAPTAPDWFKDLVKSICNKYDFNKEVFRSDLDRDPVY
- a CDS encoding cation:proton antiporter produces the protein MDLHLLFLSLGGILLVGLMTDELGRRTRLPRVTLLILFGVIIGPSGLDLLPDQFAEWYEFLAATALTMVAFLLGGHLSLAGLRKRGKTILIVSAVVVVLTALAICGGLMALGASFLLALLLAGIGTATDPAASQDVIKQTGAKGPFTRILLGIVAIDDAWGLIIFSLLLVIAKAVTGGGFDDILWNAGRELGGAVGIGLLIGLPGSYLSGRIRPGEPMQLEALGLVFLCAGLAIWLDVSFLLSGMIAGFIIVNFAKHHNRAFHEIEHIEWPFMVFFFVLAGASLQIAGIVNIGMVGLGYIILRIVGRLVGGWLGCQWAGTAPRHKLWLGLALMPQAGVALGMALVASDHFPEIGDQLLAITIGTTVIFEIVGPILTLVALKKVGETR